The following coding sequences lie in one Micromonospora sp. R77 genomic window:
- a CDS encoding toxic anion resistance protein — protein sequence MSELDLGASPTPAAPAPSGALVLTPPAPVVMVEKEQAVGAVGVDSAQQRELRSKAEAFVAELTALDMRSPAFAEKVIAISSMGDREMRASASVSNRMLDRPSAALRSGRGRGGEDVQSRVANTLAELRATVTDLDPARADLTSARRFLRLLPGADRLQRYFAKYQSAQSHLNAIIKALESGQDELRKDNASIETEKKNMWAMMTKLTEYNELATALDAAVEAKVAELEAAGKTEDANTLRSDALFPIRQRRQDIMTQTAVAVQGYMALDLVRKNNIELIKGVDRAQTTTVAALRTAVIVAQALARQKLVLDQVAALNTVTSDLIEATSSQLRMQGAQISQQAASSTIELGKLQAAFDNIFHTMDALDVFRSQATESMASTVKALEGQIERARPYLERTRRGESGTVGQLGS from the coding sequence ATGTCCGAACTCGATCTCGGTGCGTCTCCCACCCCCGCCGCCCCCGCGCCGAGCGGCGCCCTGGTCCTCACTCCGCCGGCCCCGGTCGTGATGGTGGAGAAGGAGCAGGCGGTCGGCGCGGTAGGCGTGGATAGCGCCCAGCAGCGGGAGTTGCGTAGCAAGGCGGAGGCGTTCGTCGCAGAATTGACCGCGTTGGACATGCGCTCGCCCGCGTTCGCCGAAAAGGTGATCGCGATCAGCTCGATGGGCGACCGGGAGATGCGCGCATCGGCGAGCGTGTCGAACCGGATGCTGGATCGCCCTTCTGCTGCCCTGAGATCCGGGCGTGGGCGCGGTGGCGAGGACGTGCAGTCGAGGGTGGCCAACACGCTGGCCGAACTGCGGGCGACGGTCACGGACCTGGACCCGGCCCGCGCGGATCTGACCAGCGCGAGAAGGTTCCTCAGACTTCTGCCCGGCGCAGATCGGCTCCAGAGGTACTTCGCCAAGTACCAGTCCGCTCAGAGTCACCTGAACGCCATCATCAAGGCGCTCGAGTCCGGCCAGGACGAGCTGCGTAAGGACAACGCAAGCATCGAGACCGAGAAGAAGAACATGTGGGCGATGATGACCAAGCTCACCGAGTACAACGAACTGGCAACGGCTCTCGATGCAGCTGTGGAGGCCAAGGTCGCTGAGCTGGAGGCGGCCGGCAAGACGGAGGACGCCAACACGCTTCGATCGGATGCCCTTTTCCCGATCCGGCAGCGCCGGCAGGACATCATGACTCAGACCGCCGTGGCGGTACAAGGATACATGGCACTCGATCTTGTTCGAAAGAACAATATCGAGCTCATCAAAGGGGTTGACCGGGCGCAGACCACGACTGTCGCCGCGCTCCGCACCGCAGTCATCGTGGCGCAGGCCCTGGCCCGGCAGAAGCTCGTGCTCGACCAGGTCGCGGCCTTGAACACGGTGACCTCGGACCTCATCGAGGCCACCTCCAGTCAATTGCGGATGCAGGGCGCGCAGATCAGCCAGCAGGCAGCGAGTTCGACTATCGAGCTCGGGAAGCTCCAGGCTGCGTTCGACAACATCTTCCATACGATGGATGCGCTCGACGTATTCCGTAGCCAGGCGACGGAGAGCATGGCTTCGACGGTGAAGGCCCTGGAAGGCCAGATCGAGCGTGCCCGGCCCTACCTGGAGCGGACGCGTCGCGGTGAGAGCGGCACCGTCGGGCAGCTCGGGTCCTGA
- a CDS encoding TerD family protein has protein sequence MKRGANVALTREVPGLAGIVVGVFWDAASEAVLAQNLVTATILCDSANRALSDEHFVYFNQLSCPDMSVRQLEEVLGADDEQIEVDLDRVPAEISRIVVALYINAGPARRRTLGQLKKCGIRVMNLADNRELVRSENLARWLTDETAVALGEVYRRDTEWKFKVIGEGYANGITGLAADYAVNL, from the coding sequence ATGAAGCGCGGTGCCAACGTCGCCCTGACCCGAGAGGTGCCCGGACTGGCCGGGATCGTCGTCGGAGTCTTCTGGGACGCGGCCTCCGAGGCCGTCCTCGCGCAGAACCTGGTGACAGCCACCATTCTCTGTGACTCTGCCAACCGGGCCCTGTCCGACGAGCATTTCGTGTACTTCAACCAATTGAGCTGCCCCGACATGTCTGTGCGGCAGTTGGAGGAGGTGCTCGGCGCGGACGACGAGCAGATCGAGGTAGATCTCGACCGGGTCCCTGCAGAGATCAGCCGGATCGTGGTAGCGCTCTACATCAATGCGGGGCCGGCACGCCGGCGGACGCTCGGTCAGCTGAAGAAATGTGGGATCCGGGTGATGAACCTGGCCGACAACCGTGAGCTGGTCCGATCGGAGAACCTCGCACGGTGGCTGACCGACGAGACCGCGGTCGCGCTGGGCGAGGTTTACCGTCGGGACACCGAGTGGAAGTTCAAGGTCATCGGTGAGGGCTATGCCAATGGCATCACCGGTCTTGCCGCCGACTACGCGGTGAACCTGTGA
- a CDS encoding HpcH/HpaI aldolase/citrate lyase family protein → MRHYSFLSEFDRARLFLHAPEPFTLEDPLGVLGVALGATLYCPATRPQLATDLARRATQGLISVVVCLEDAIADEDVPAAELNVVAQLREYAATDPEGPMIFVRVRSADQVARIVTGLGEYAGTLIGFVLPKFTEETGPAFLEAIIEAGAVVGRRLLAMPVLESPEIVFAESRIGALLGVQRLLAKYRDHILAVRIGATDLSAVYGLRRSRDLSVYDVRVIADLIADVVNVLTRTDGNRFVVTGPVWEYFSRSERIFKPQLRESPFVESAERALRAELIAKDLDGLIREVALDKANGLTGKTVIHPSHVAVVHALSVVTHEEFCDAIDILDTDAQGGVRTSTYGNKMNESKPHTAWAERIARRAQVFGVANEDVSFVDLLGAGLQR, encoded by the coding sequence ATGCGGCACTACAGCTTCCTCTCCGAATTCGACCGGGCACGGCTGTTCCTGCACGCTCCGGAGCCCTTCACCTTGGAGGATCCCCTCGGCGTGCTCGGTGTTGCACTCGGCGCGACTCTCTACTGCCCGGCAACGCGACCCCAGCTGGCGACCGATCTGGCCAGGCGTGCCACGCAGGGGCTCATCAGCGTTGTGGTGTGCCTGGAGGACGCGATCGCCGACGAGGACGTGCCGGCCGCCGAACTCAATGTCGTGGCGCAGCTGCGCGAGTATGCAGCGACTGATCCGGAGGGGCCCATGATCTTCGTCCGGGTCCGGTCAGCAGACCAGGTCGCGCGGATCGTGACGGGCCTCGGTGAGTATGCAGGCACGCTGATCGGCTTCGTGTTGCCCAAGTTCACCGAGGAAACCGGTCCGGCTTTCCTCGAGGCGATCATCGAGGCCGGCGCGGTGGTCGGCCGCCGACTCCTTGCGATGCCGGTTCTCGAGTCACCGGAGATCGTCTTCGCGGAGTCACGGATCGGCGCGCTCCTCGGCGTGCAGCGGCTACTGGCGAAGTACCGGGATCACATCCTCGCGGTGCGAATCGGTGCCACCGACCTGTCCGCGGTGTACGGGCTGCGTCGTTCCCGGGACCTCTCGGTCTACGACGTTCGCGTGATCGCTGACCTTATCGCCGACGTGGTCAACGTTCTGACTCGCACGGACGGCAACAGGTTTGTCGTCACCGGGCCGGTGTGGGAGTACTTCTCCCGCTCGGAGCGCATCTTCAAGCCACAACTGCGGGAGTCCCCGTTCGTCGAGTCCGCCGAGCGGGCGCTTCGAGCAGAACTAATCGCCAAGGATCTCGACGGGCTCATCCGAGAGGTGGCGCTGGACAAGGCGAACGGGCTGACCGGCAAGACGGTCATCCACCCGAGCCATGTCGCCGTCGTCCACGCGTTGTCGGTGGTGACGCACGAGGAATTCTGCGACGCCATCGACATCCTCGACACGGACGCGCAGGGTGGCGTGCGGACCTCGACCTATGGAAACAAGATGAACGAGAGCAAGCCCCATACCGCGTGGGCCGAGCGGATCGCACGGCGAGCCCAGGTCTTCGGCGTCGCCAACGAGGACGTCTCCTTCGTCGACCTGCTGGGTGCGGGACTGCAGCGGTGA
- a CDS encoding phosphoribosyltransferase family protein, whose protein sequence is MSVVWNGQWVADRLGLSLANDARPELTLSDLVGLALRRNPRRSHLIVSSVLGKHIPTDPTIVYGAGRLLGALAADCITGRDSGIAEVGPALLRSALRGSPDSATALLRRCAEHASSRPAGWPLVVASMAVLGYAETATALGHAVADALDADCLHSTRRCPPGTVAAAGFEEEHSHATRHLLLPEDPTLLARAGPLLLVDDELSTGRTALNTIAALHALAPRSRYVIASLVDLRSRADKARMASMAASLGAAVTVVALVEGHLDLPADAASIGQQLVGEHTVSVDRPTGRTPPQRLSLTGWKGIREGGRHGFGSHHRAALWSVAHEVAQQVASRLVGARVLVLGCEELMYAPLVIANRLKDLLGERTEVRFSSTTRSPVLPVDDAGYAIRNRLTFPSHDNPADGPGPRFAYNVAPGSNPDHRFTDILVVVDQPGDTAALHSQGGLLDQLAGCCDQVHLLTLPAYQPPPEPMPCPPPHEPNQICRNPSTDRPLEATTTTTSPGS, encoded by the coding sequence GTGAGCGTCGTCTGGAACGGCCAATGGGTCGCTGACCGGCTGGGGCTGAGCCTCGCCAACGATGCCCGGCCCGAGCTGACCCTGTCCGACCTGGTGGGGCTGGCCCTCAGACGCAACCCACGGCGCTCGCACCTGATCGTTTCCTCCGTACTCGGCAAGCACATACCGACCGATCCGACGATCGTCTACGGAGCGGGACGCCTTCTCGGCGCCTTGGCCGCCGATTGCATCACCGGACGGGACAGCGGCATCGCCGAGGTCGGCCCCGCCCTGCTCAGGTCCGCGCTCCGCGGCTCACCGGACTCCGCCACCGCGCTTCTGCGCCGGTGTGCCGAGCATGCGAGTAGTCGACCAGCCGGATGGCCGCTCGTGGTCGCATCGATGGCCGTGCTCGGTTACGCCGAGACCGCGACGGCGCTCGGCCATGCCGTTGCGGACGCCCTCGACGCGGACTGCCTGCACTCCACCCGCCGTTGTCCGCCGGGAACGGTCGCGGCCGCCGGTTTCGAGGAGGAGCACAGTCACGCCACCCGGCACCTGCTGCTGCCTGAGGACCCGACGCTGCTGGCACGCGCCGGTCCGCTGCTCCTCGTCGATGACGAACTCTCCACCGGTAGGACAGCGCTCAACACCATCGCCGCCCTGCATGCCCTGGCACCTCGATCCCGGTATGTGATCGCCTCCCTGGTGGACCTCCGCTCACGTGCGGACAAGGCCCGGATGGCGTCAATGGCAGCCTCACTCGGGGCCGCCGTCACTGTCGTCGCACTGGTCGAAGGGCACCTCGACCTTCCCGCCGACGCGGCATCGATCGGCCAGCAGCTCGTCGGTGAACACACTGTTTCCGTCGATCGGCCCACCGGGCGCACTCCACCGCAGCGCCTGTCCCTGACCGGCTGGAAGGGCATCCGCGAGGGGGGTAGACACGGGTTCGGCAGCCACCACCGGGCGGCCCTGTGGTCAGTCGCCCATGAGGTCGCTCAGCAGGTTGCCTCCAGGCTCGTCGGAGCTCGGGTCCTCGTGCTCGGGTGTGAAGAGCTGATGTACGCGCCACTGGTCATCGCCAACCGGCTCAAGGACCTACTGGGCGAGAGAACCGAGGTCCGGTTCTCCAGCACCACCCGATCCCCGGTGCTCCCGGTCGACGATGCCGGCTACGCCATCCGTAACCGCCTCACCTTCCCCAGCCACGACAACCCGGCCGATGGGCCGGGGCCACGATTTGCCTACAACGTGGCACCCGGCTCGAACCCGGACCATCGGTTCACCGACATCCTCGTCGTCGTCGACCAACCTGGCGACACTGCGGCGCTGCACTCCCAGGGTGGGCTGCTCGACCAGCTCGCCGGCTGCTGCGACCAGGTGCATTTGTTGACCCTGCCTGCCTACCAACCACCGCCGGAGCCCATGCCATGTCCGCCCCCGCACGAGCCGAACCAGATCTGCCGGAACCCCTCCACGGACCGACCTTTGGAAGCTACGACCACGACGACGTCGCCTGGCTCCTGA
- a CDS encoding cysteine protease StiP family protein has translation MSAPARAEPDLPEPLHGPTFGSYDHDDVAWLLTDLSKADLEAPVDEREEAVQSGRAHYAASLPVEYQPSTEYQRLFQEQLATSASQLAWAVGIVTELLLAARGPNLVLVSLARAGTPVGALMRRWARFAYGLDVPHYACSIVRGQGIDLVALEYLAAHHRPANIAFVDGWTGKGAITRELADALAKANAHLGLASGERFTPDLAVLADPGGCVETYGTREDLLIPSACLNSTVSGLVSRTVLNHDLIGPRQFHGAKFYAGLADVDVSHQFLDAVTTRFPAVAERVAQEWPTLQGADRSPTWAGWRAAEAISRHYGIGDINLVKPGIGETTRVLLRRVPWKVLVRADAVEDLQHIHILAEQRGVPVEIVPALPYRCVGLIRPRDRMVASAMKGRHGPR, from the coding sequence ATGTCCGCCCCCGCACGAGCCGAACCAGATCTGCCGGAACCCCTCCACGGACCGACCTTTGGAAGCTACGACCACGACGACGTCGCCTGGCTCCTGACCGACCTGTCGAAAGCCGACCTCGAAGCGCCCGTCGACGAGCGGGAAGAAGCAGTCCAATCCGGCCGGGCACACTATGCGGCCTCGCTACCGGTCGAGTACCAGCCGAGCACCGAATATCAGCGGTTGTTCCAGGAGCAACTCGCCACCTCAGCGTCGCAACTTGCCTGGGCGGTCGGCATCGTCACGGAACTCCTCCTCGCCGCTCGCGGCCCGAACCTGGTGCTGGTGTCGCTCGCCCGGGCCGGCACGCCGGTCGGAGCGCTGATGCGACGATGGGCCAGGTTCGCGTACGGGCTCGACGTGCCGCACTACGCGTGCAGCATCGTGCGTGGCCAGGGGATAGACCTGGTTGCGCTGGAGTACCTCGCCGCGCATCACAGACCAGCCAACATCGCCTTCGTCGACGGCTGGACCGGCAAAGGCGCCATCACCCGCGAACTTGCCGACGCCCTTGCGAAGGCGAACGCCCACCTCGGTCTCGCCAGCGGCGAACGGTTCACGCCGGACCTTGCCGTACTCGCCGATCCTGGCGGCTGCGTGGAGACCTACGGCACCCGTGAGGATCTTCTGATCCCGTCGGCGTGCCTCAATTCCACCGTGTCCGGCCTCGTTTCGCGGACCGTCCTCAACCACGACCTCATCGGGCCGCGCCAGTTCCACGGCGCGAAGTTCTACGCGGGCTTGGCCGACGTCGACGTGTCGCACCAGTTCCTCGACGCCGTCACCACCAGGTTTCCGGCCGTGGCGGAACGCGTCGCCCAGGAATGGCCAACACTGCAAGGAGCGGATCGGTCGCCGACCTGGGCAGGCTGGCGCGCGGCCGAGGCGATCAGCCGGCACTACGGCATCGGTGACATCAACCTCGTCAAACCCGGCATCGGAGAGACCACGCGGGTCCTCCTGCGCCGCGTGCCGTGGAAGGTCCTGGTCCGAGCTGACGCGGTTGAGGATCTGCAGCACATCCACATACTGGCTGAGCAGCGCGGCGTTCCTGTCGAGATTGTCCCGGCACTTCCATACCGTTGCGTCGGCCTGATCCGGCCCAGGGACCGCATGGTTGCGTCGGCGATGAAGGGGAGGCACGGGCCACGGTGA
- a CDS encoding HAD family hydrolase, protein MIYSTRALALTAGERPPLVGVERRHGQDVSFMTARAGHLLQTLSATATVMPATTRAAEQLHRVMLPGHPHHFMVAANGGLLFVDGHLDVPWNRRVRRRLAGVASLHEVRTHVGHVSHQPWVRKLRTVADLFLCAEIDPSRMSADWLMQAIEWAAEGGWRVSVHRRKIYWLPGSLTKGAAVREVADRIGAEMVLAAGDSALDVDLLETADQGMHPRHGDLFGSGWSAPHVNPTPDTGVLAGENIVEWFLTVARERAGAGT, encoded by the coding sequence TTGATCTATTCCACGCGTGCTCTGGCTCTGACAGCGGGCGAACGACCGCCGCTGGTTGGCGTCGAGCGTCGCCACGGGCAGGACGTTTCCTTCATGACGGCGAGGGCCGGCCATCTGCTGCAGACCCTTTCCGCCACTGCGACGGTGATGCCGGCGACGACGCGCGCAGCCGAGCAACTGCATCGTGTCATGCTGCCCGGCCACCCGCACCACTTCATGGTGGCGGCGAATGGCGGCCTACTGTTTGTCGACGGGCACCTTGATGTGCCCTGGAACAGGCGAGTTCGTAGACGACTGGCAGGCGTGGCATCGCTGCACGAGGTCCGGACACACGTCGGCCACGTGTCGCACCAGCCGTGGGTGCGGAAGCTACGCACCGTGGCGGACTTGTTCCTTTGCGCGGAGATCGACCCGTCGCGGATGTCGGCCGACTGGCTCATGCAAGCGATCGAGTGGGCCGCCGAAGGCGGCTGGCGCGTATCGGTCCACCGACGAAAGATCTACTGGTTGCCCGGAAGTCTCACGAAGGGTGCGGCGGTCCGGGAGGTAGCCGACCGTATCGGTGCCGAGATGGTGCTCGCGGCGGGTGACTCGGCGCTAGACGTCGATCTTCTCGAGACGGCCGATCAGGGCATGCATCCGCGCCACGGTGACCTGTTCGGGTCCGGCTGGTCGGCGCCACACGTGAACCCGACACCCGACACCGGTGTGCTGGCTGGGGAGAACATCGTCGAGTGGTTCCTCACCGTGGCACGGGAGCGCGCTGGCGCCGGAACCTGA
- a CDS encoding phosphatase PAP2 family protein, whose translation MTSPTPPDHITERSRPSLARRRLLAMSIWVVAFVAGALLLGVPTSDPLLPLAWLWLATVAWNSHLSWRHHLTFLRDWAPVVLLLLVYNISRGYADGLSAPHARELVAADRWMFGWLLGGDVPTVWLQRHLWQPGTVQWWEVPVSLVYFSHFLAVPATAVVLWVRSRQRWARYMRRWVTLTLAGLVTYFVYPAAPPWWAALPEHGSLIGPVHRISTNGWEALGLHGAGNVLNALQVEASNPVAAMPSLHTAYALLVVAFFLPAVRRRWWPLLLAYPLAMTFTLVYSGEHYVIDVLVGWAYVGMTFLVVGLVERWWASRRRDRAGGASLPGAPATALTPAYDAGDRAPAKVPGPSARQ comes from the coding sequence ATGACCAGCCCCACGCCGCCGGACCACATCACCGAACGGTCGCGCCCCAGCCTGGCGCGTCGCCGACTGCTCGCCATGTCGATCTGGGTGGTGGCGTTCGTGGCGGGTGCCCTGCTGCTCGGTGTGCCGACCAGTGACCCGCTGCTGCCGCTGGCCTGGCTGTGGCTGGCCACCGTCGCGTGGAACAGCCACCTGTCGTGGCGGCACCACCTGACGTTCCTGCGGGACTGGGCCCCGGTCGTCCTCCTGCTGCTGGTCTACAACATCTCCCGCGGCTACGCCGACGGACTGTCCGCGCCGCACGCCCGGGAGCTGGTCGCGGCGGACCGGTGGATGTTCGGGTGGCTGCTCGGCGGGGACGTGCCGACGGTGTGGTTGCAGCGGCACCTGTGGCAGCCGGGCACGGTGCAGTGGTGGGAGGTTCCGGTCTCACTGGTGTATTTCTCCCACTTCCTCGCGGTGCCGGCCACGGCGGTGGTGCTCTGGGTGCGGTCGCGGCAGCGGTGGGCCCGCTACATGCGGCGCTGGGTGACGCTGACCCTGGCCGGGCTGGTCACCTACTTCGTCTACCCGGCGGCGCCGCCGTGGTGGGCGGCCCTGCCAGAGCACGGCAGCCTGATCGGCCCGGTGCACCGGATCTCCACCAACGGCTGGGAGGCGCTGGGGCTGCACGGCGCCGGTAACGTGCTCAACGCGCTGCAGGTCGAGGCGTCGAACCCGGTGGCGGCGATGCCGTCGCTGCACACCGCGTACGCGCTGCTGGTGGTGGCGTTCTTCCTGCCAGCCGTGCGGCGGCGGTGGTGGCCGCTGCTGCTGGCGTATCCGCTGGCCATGACGTTCACGCTGGTCTACTCCGGTGAGCACTACGTGATCGACGTGCTGGTCGGCTGGGCGTACGTGGGGATGACGTTCCTGGTCGTCGGCCTGGTGGAACGGTGGTGGGCCTCGCGGCGCCGGGACCGGGCCGGCGGGGCATCGCTCCCGGGAGCCCCGGCCACGGCGTTGACGCCCGCGTACGACGCCGGTGACCGGGCGCCGGCGAAAGTTCCAGGGCCGTCGGCCCGACAGTAG
- a CDS encoding LysR family transcriptional regulator yields the protein MDIDALLLETLRTVAQERSVPRAAAALHVHRTVISRRLSLLEGRLGIELVQGGGGELILTPAAQILVAESERMHEHGERAVNRARRAAARFATPSRTLSIAVLDGRISPELAALRAALTSPARPVHFRRYPYADLLETVRDGRCELAVTWLPISETALRGLRAAVWRRFPRVVLAPADHQLAAASSCLLSHLANQPLVGFDIRLDGRAASYWTLGRHRDTRRSGAGLLRCRSQHLAEHYELVAAGVALAVAPAPLADPDDPRYVAVPVRDLSPATRLIVWNAAHEHRLAPLVRRFVATQEPLP from the coding sequence ATGGACATCGATGCCCTACTGCTGGAGACCCTCCGTACGGTCGCTCAGGAACGGTCGGTACCTCGGGCCGCCGCCGCACTGCACGTGCACCGGACGGTGATCAGCCGCCGGTTGTCCCTGCTCGAAGGCCGCCTCGGCATCGAACTCGTCCAAGGCGGCGGCGGCGAGCTGATCCTCACCCCTGCCGCGCAGATCCTGGTGGCCGAGTCGGAGCGGATGCACGAGCACGGCGAACGGGCGGTCAACCGGGCACGCCGTGCCGCCGCACGGTTCGCCACCCCGTCCCGCACGCTGAGCATCGCCGTCCTGGACGGCCGGATATCACCGGAACTCGCCGCCCTCCGGGCGGCCCTCACCTCGCCGGCGCGGCCGGTCCACTTCCGTCGCTATCCGTACGCGGATCTGCTGGAGACCGTGCGGGACGGCCGGTGCGAACTCGCGGTGACCTGGCTCCCCATCTCCGAGACGGCCCTGCGTGGGCTGCGCGCCGCGGTCTGGCGGCGGTTTCCCCGGGTGGTGCTGGCCCCGGCGGACCACCAGCTCGCCGCCGCCTCCAGTTGCCTGCTGTCCCACCTGGCGAACCAGCCGCTGGTCGGATTCGACATCCGGCTGGACGGTCGCGCGGCCAGCTACTGGACTCTGGGGCGACACCGGGACACCCGCCGCTCCGGCGCGGGACTGCTCCGCTGCCGCAGCCAGCACCTCGCCGAACACTACGAACTGGTGGCGGCCGGCGTGGCCCTCGCCGTGGCCCCCGCCCCGCTGGCCGACCCCGACGACCCGCGGTACGTGGCGGTTCCGGTGCGCGACCTCTCACCGGCCACCCGACTGATCGTCTGGAACGCCGCCCACGAGCACCGTCTCGCACCGCTCGTCAGACGGTTCGTCGCCACGCAGGAGCCACTGCCGTGA
- a CDS encoding LysR substrate-binding domain-containing protein — MGPELDLHQLQVFVVVAETRHFGLAAKQMFMTQPTVSYHVRALEERLGVQLLVRTRPAVMLTEAGRILLPRARKLLADSSLTVEQVRAARDGAVGEDLRIGLVDAAFDLHDILIDNFVRTCPRVRVHRRQLSSVEQLRRLADGRLDVAVCRAALAPPMLRSQLIRLDPVVVVMAADHPLAGRASIELRDLRDELFILDADDEAPEFRQYVTQLCRTAGFSPRTSYIQPATLHDAMGMQPGSTALGIVPGCIRAAVSRTDGMLVAVPLTPTSHYDWSLLWLGDTPPPVVTQFLSVALRTAEEHGWLAVRRGQG; from the coding sequence ATGGGTCCGGAGCTGGATCTGCACCAACTTCAGGTCTTCGTCGTGGTCGCCGAGACGCGGCACTTCGGGCTCGCGGCCAAGCAGATGTTCATGACCCAGCCGACGGTCTCTTACCACGTGCGGGCACTGGAGGAGCGTCTCGGCGTCCAACTGCTGGTTCGTACCCGGCCGGCCGTGATGCTCACCGAGGCGGGACGGATCCTGCTTCCCCGGGCCCGGAAGTTGCTCGCGGACAGCAGCCTGACCGTCGAGCAGGTCCGGGCCGCGCGGGACGGCGCCGTCGGCGAGGACCTGCGGATCGGCCTGGTCGACGCCGCGTTCGACCTGCACGACATCCTCATCGACAATTTCGTCCGGACCTGTCCGCGGGTCCGGGTGCACCGTCGCCAGCTCTCCTCCGTCGAGCAGCTGCGCCGCCTCGCCGACGGGCGGCTGGACGTCGCCGTCTGCCGCGCGGCCCTGGCCCCGCCGATGTTGCGCAGCCAGCTGATTCGCCTCGATCCGGTGGTCGTGGTGATGGCCGCCGACCATCCGCTGGCCGGCCGCGCCTCGATCGAGCTGCGCGACCTGCGCGACGAGCTGTTCATCCTCGACGCCGACGATGAGGCACCGGAGTTCCGGCAGTACGTCACCCAACTGTGCCGCACCGCCGGTTTCAGTCCGCGGACCAGCTACATCCAGCCGGCCACCCTGCACGACGCCATGGGCATGCAGCCGGGCAGCACCGCCCTGGGCATCGTGCCCGGCTGCATCCGTGCCGCGGTCTCGCGCACGGACGGCATGCTGGTCGCGGTTCCCCTGACCCCCACCAGCCACTACGACTGGTCACTGCTCTGGCTCGGGGACACCCCTCCACCAGTGGTCACCCAGTTCCTGTCCGTTGCGCTCCGGACCGCCGAGGAGCACGGCTGGCTCGCGGTGCGGCGCGGGCAGGGATGA